In Arcanobacterium canis, the sequence GTCCTGCCCGAGGCCGTCAAGATCCTCACCCAGAAGGCCGGAGCCTAAAACCCCACGCAACGAATAGGAGGTGGCAGCCATGAACCACCAGCTCATCGACCAGGTCAAAGCAAACCTCATTCTCGACCACGACGAGGACGACGAGCTCATCGCCAACCTGGTGGCAGCTGCCACCTCCTATGCTTGCAGCTTCCAGCACTTGCCTGAGGACTATTACGAGGCCCACGAGATGCCAGGGACCACCAGGCAGGCGATCGTGATGCTCGCCAGTCACTTCTACGAGTCGCGTGACGGGTCCACGGCCGGGTTCTGGTCCGACAAACCCGATGCCGCCAAGGCCATGTGGGCCGCGGTGAACACGCTGCTGCGCCTTGAGCGCGAATGGAAGGTCTAACCCATGGCAGGTATCGGCAGTATGCGAGAAACCATCGACCTCATCACCCCAGTGGCCCACAGGGATGCTGCGGGATTCACGGGCAGTAGCGAGCAGGTGGTCGCCTCGGTGCGCGCCTACAGGGAGATCAGACACGCCAGCTCAGCGTGGGTCAACCGTGCGGCCTACACGCAGGCCACCGTCTTGTTCCGCATCCGCACCATCCCCGGGGTCACCGTCTCGGAGGTCATGCACATCGCCGCTGCCGATGGCCGCTACGTCATCGACACCGTCGAGCCCATCGGCGGCTACATCGAGATCCTTGCCCACCGTCTGCACCCCGAAGGAACCCGCCATGGCGCGCGTCCAGATCCGACTCCCCAATAAGTACATCGACAAACTCGAGGCCACCTCACGCCTGGTGGACACTGCAGCCGACGAGGTCTTGAGCGCTGGCGCGAACGTGGTCGAACCACGCATGAAAGCCAACCTCGCCGCCGCGATCGGGCGGGCGACCACGATGCCGTCCCGCTCAACCGGCCAGCTCATCGGAGCCCTGGGTGTCACCAGCGTGAAGGTCAACTCACGAGGCAATCACAACGTCAAGGTCGGTTTCGCCGAGAACCGCCGCGACGGCAGGTCGAATGCGCTGATTGCCAACGTGTTAGAGCACGGCAGGAGCAACCAGCCCGCCCGCCCGTTTCTGGCACCGACACGCTCGCAGACCAGACGGAGTGTGGTGGAGGCGATGAAAACCGTGCTGGCATCCAAACTCGACGGGATCAGACCATGACCGTCCAGCTGCTGGAAACCCTCACCATGATTGCTGACCGGCTTGATCTGCCGATCGCGGTGAGCTTGTTTAGCGCCTCGCCCGCACCAGTGACCTATCTGGTGGCCACCCCGATCGGCGACACGCTGGAGGTGTTCGCCGACAACACCCCGAGCGTCGAAGTCGAAGAAGTCCGCCTCTCCCTGTTCACAACTGACAACTACCTGCCCTGGCGCGACACGCTCACCCACGCGCTCGTCGACGCGGGGCTGGTGGTCACCGCCAGGCGCTACATCGGCTTCGAGGACGATACGGGCTACCACCACTACAGCTTCGATATCAGCTGCCACCACCCGTTTTAACGAAAGGACGGACCACCCATGGCCACGATTGGTCTTGACAAGCTCTACTACGCCACGATTACCGAAAACCCCACCACCGGCGAGGAAACCTACGCCAGCCCGAAACCACTGGCCAAAGCGATCTCAGCGGAGTTGTCCGTCGAGGTCGCCGAGGCGATCTTGTATGCCGACGATGGGCCCAGCGAGATCGTCAAGGAGTTCAAATCCGGCACGCTCACCCTCGGCGTGGACGACCTGGGAGCAGAAGCCGCAGCGGCACTGACCGGTGCCACCCTGGATGCCAACGGGGTGCTCATCTCGTCCTCGGAAGACGGCGGCACACCGGTAGCGATCGGGTTCCGTGCCGCCCGCTCCAACGGCACCTTCCAGTACTTCTGGCTCTACCGCGTGAAGTTCGCCCTGCCAAGCACCACGCTTGCCACCAAGGCCGACTCGATCACGTTCTCCACCCCGAGCATCGAGGGCACGATCCTGCGCCGCAACAAGCCAGACGCGAAGGGCCGCCACCCGTGGAAAGCCGAAGCCACCGAAGGCGACCCCAAGGTTAAGGCCGAGATCATCACCGGCTGGTACAAGTCCGTCTACGAGCCCGCCGCCACCAGCCCCGGCAAGTAAAGGAGCACCCTCATGACTGACACACCATCGATTGATGCTGCCGGGCGCAGTGCGACCGTGACGATTGGTGGGAGCGAGTACGAGCTGGTGCTCACCACCAAGGCGACCCGGCTGATCGCCGAGCGTTACGGCGGGCTGGACAAGCTCGGAGCCGCGTTGGAGACCTCCGAGGACCTCGGCCACACACTGACCGAGGTGATCTGGCTAATCACGCTGCTGGCCAACCAGTCAGTGCAGATCCACAACCTCACCCACCTCGACAACCCGCGCCCGCAGTTGACGGAGGACGAGGTGGAGCTGCTGACGGTTCCTGCCGATATCGCCGACTACCGGGGTGCGATCGCCGAGGCACTGCAGCGAGGCACCCGCCGCGACATCCTCACCGAGCCAGCCCCAAAAGCGAGCCCGGCAGCGGACGGATAATCGAATCCGACCAGGCAGTGTTCACCCGCCTGACCTACATCGGTTTAGCCCACCTCGGCCTGAGACACGACGAGGTGGGCCTGATGGTCTTTGGTGAGCTCCTTGACCTGGTGGACTGCTGGCGAATCGAGACAGGACGAGCGCAACCAGCACGGGTGTGGTTCATCGACGACATCATCCCGACCGGCATCTAACCCCACTGACAGGCAGGTGAATCCTCATGGCTGACTCATCGTTTGGTCTCAAGATCGGTCTGGAAGGTGAACGCGAGTTCAAGCGGGCCATTACCGACATCAACCGTGAGATGCGGGTGCTGGGCTCGGAGATGAAACTGGTGGCCTCTCAGTTCGACAGGAACGACAAGTCCACCCAGGCATTGGCTTCCCGCAACCAGGTGCTGACCAAAGAGATCGAGACCCAAAAGTCCAAGATCGAAACACTCAAGGCCGCGCTGGAGAACTCGGCCGCGTCGTTCGGGGAGAACGATTCGCGAACGAAGAACTGGCAGATCCAGCTCAACAACGCCGGAGCCGAGCTCAACGAACTGGAAAAAGAGCTCAAGGCCAACAATGATGCGCTCGGCGAGTTCGGTGACGAGGCCGACGGGGCAGGCGATGACGCGAAAGACGCCGCCAAGGACGCCGGGCGCTTGGAGGACGCGGTCGATGATCTCGGCGACGAGATGGACGACACCGGGGATAAGACCAGTGTATTCGGGGACGTGCTCAAAGCTAACCTGGCCGCCGAGGCGATCGTCGCTGGTGTCAAGGGCATCGGCAAGGCGATCGCGAGTATCGGCCGGGGTATGGCCGACGCGTTGAAAGACGGGGTGGAGTACAACGCCCGCATGGAGCAGTACACCACCAGCTTCACCACGATGCTCGGCGATCAGGCAAAAGCCCAACAGCTGGTCAACGACCTGAAAACCCAGGCCGCGAAGACCCCGTTCGGCATGGGCGATCTCGCAGGCAGCATGCAGACCCTACTGGCCTTCGGCATCAGCCTGAAGGATGCGAAGAAGCACCTGATGCATATCGGTGACATCTCCCAAGGGGATGCGCAGAAGATGGAGTCACTGACGTTGGCGTTCGCCCAGATGTCCTCGACGGGCAAGCTGACCGGCCAAGACCTCAACCAGATGATCAACGCCGGGTTCAACCCGCTGGAGGAGATCTCCCGCAAGACGGGTAAGTCCATCGGCGAGCTGAAAGACGAGATGGCCAAGGGCGCGATCAGCGCGGACATGGTCGCTGACGCGTTCGCTTCGGCAACGGAAGAAGGCGGCCGTTTCCATGGGGCGATGGAAGCCCAGTCGAAAACCTTCACCGGCCAGCTCTCTACCATGCGCGACGGCATCGACAACCTCAAGGGCCTGCTCGCCCAAGGTTTGACTGACGCGCTGGCTGGCACGGTCATGCCGATGGTGGGCGGGTGGATCGATGAGCTCACGGCAGCCTTCGAACAGGGCGGAGCCCCGGCACTGATCGACAAGCTCGGTGAGGTTCTGCAAGAAGCACTCGCGTTTATCGCCGAGCAGCTGCCGATGGTGGTCGAGACCGGCATGTCGATCCTGACCGCACTGCTGGAAGGCATCATCGAGGTGTTGCCGTCGGTTGCTGAGACAGCGGTGATGCTCATCGTCGCACTAGTGGAGGCGATCATCGAGGCTCTGCCGTCACTGTTGGAAGCAGCCCTGCAGATCATCACCACCTTGGTCACCGGTATCGGTGAGGCGCTCCCGGAGCTCATCCCGGCGGCCGTGGAGATGATTGTCGCCCTGGTCCAAGGGCTGGTCGATAGCCTGCCGATGATCCTTGAGGCCGCGTTGCAGCTCATCTTGGGGCTCGCCCAGGGCCTGCTGGAGGCGATCCCGGTGCTCATTGAGGCGCTGCCGCAGATCATCACCTCGATTGTGGAGTTCCTGGTTGGCGCGATCCCGCAGATCATCGAGACCGGTATCGCGTTGTTGACCTCCCTGGTCGAAGCGCTCCCGGAGATCATCACCGCGATCGTGACGGTGCTGCCACAAATCATCACCGGCATCATCACCACGCTGCTGTCGGCCCTGCCGCAGCTGATTGAGGCTGGCGTCAAGCTCCTCACCGCGCTGATTGGGGCGCTGCCGCAGATCATCACCACGATCGTGGCCGCGCTGCCGCAGATCATCGCAGCGATCGTCTCAGTGATCGGTGGGGCGATCCCGCAACTGGTCATGGCAGGTGTTGAGCTGCTGACCGCGTTGATCACGAACCTGCCACAGATCATCTCGACCATCGTGGCGGCGATCCCGCAGATCATCACCGGGATCGTGGGCGCGGTCGGTCAAGGGGTCGGCCAGATGGCCTCTGCAGGCGCGGACCTGGTGCGGGGCTTGTGGAACGGCATCCAGTCGCTGGCAGGCTGGCTCTGGGACAAGGTCACAAGCTGGTGCTCCGACATTTGGGACGGCATCACCGGCTTCTTCGGCATCAACTCCCCATCAAAGGAAATGGCGTGGGTCGGTGACATGCTCACCCGAGGCCTGGCCGGAGGTATCGAAGACACCGGAAGTCGCGCTATCGACGCAGCTCAAGATGTCGCCGCCGAC encodes:
- a CDS encoding phage tail protein; its protein translation is MADSSFGLKIGLEGEREFKRAITDINREMRVLGSEMKLVASQFDRNDKSTQALASRNQVLTKEIETQKSKIETLKAALENSAASFGENDSRTKNWQIQLNNAGAELNELEKELKANNDALGEFGDEADGAGDDAKDAAKDAGRLEDAVDDLGDEMDDTGDKTSVFGDVLKANLAAEAIVAGVKGIGKAIASIGRGMADALKDGVEYNARMEQYTTSFTTMLGDQAKAQQLVNDLKTQAAKTPFGMGDLAGSMQTLLAFGISLKDAKKHLMHIGDISQGDAQKMESLTLAFAQMSSTGKLTGQDLNQMINAGFNPLEEISRKTGKSIGELKDEMAKGAISADMVADAFASATEEGGRFHGAMEAQSKTFTGQLSTMRDGIDNLKGLLAQGLTDALAGTVMPMVGGWIDELTAAFEQGGAPALIDKLGEVLQEALAFIAEQLPMVVETGMSILTALLEGIIEVLPSVAETAVMLIVALVEAIIEALPSLLEAALQIITTLVTGIGEALPELIPAAVEMIVALVQGLVDSLPMILEAALQLILGLAQGLLEAIPVLIEALPQIITSIVEFLVGAIPQIIETGIALLTSLVEALPEIITAIVTVLPQIITGIITTLLSALPQLIEAGVKLLTALIGALPQIITTIVAALPQIIAAIVSVIGGAIPQLVMAGVELLTALITNLPQIISTIVAAIPQIITGIVGAVGQGVGQMASAGADLVRGLWNGIQSLAGWLWDKVTSWCSDIWDGITGFFGINSPSKEMAWVGDMLTRGLAGGIEDTGSRAIDAAQDVAADTLAAMSELTSGIDVPITASLDPVDLTPTRLQPPPATTTSSAVGQEAGRGLEVAGIVDQTARALLEAMDIKVVLNDGTLVGKLAPGINRQLARINSHHTVLATGGA
- a CDS encoding major tail protein; this encodes MATIGLDKLYYATITENPTTGEETYASPKPLAKAISAELSVEVAEAILYADDGPSEIVKEFKSGTLTLGVDDLGAEAAAALTGATLDANGVLISSSEDGGTPVAIGFRAARSNGTFQYFWLYRVKFALPSTTLATKADSITFSTPSIEGTILRRNKPDAKGRHPWKAEATEGDPKVKAEIITGWYKSVYEPAATSPGK
- a CDS encoding head-tail connector protein; its protein translation is MNHQLIDQVKANLILDHDEDDELIANLVAAATSYACSFQHLPEDYYEAHEMPGTTRQAIVMLASHFYESRDGSTAGFWSDKPDAAKAMWAAVNTLLRLEREWKV
- a CDS encoding HK97-gp10 family putative phage morphogenesis protein, with amino-acid sequence MARVQIRLPNKYIDKLEATSRLVDTAADEVLSAGANVVEPRMKANLAAAIGRATTMPSRSTGQLIGALGVTSVKVNSRGNHNVKVGFAENRRDGRSNALIANVLEHGRSNQPARPFLAPTRSQTRRSVVEAMKTVLASKLDGIRP
- a CDS encoding phage head completion protein, coding for MAGIGSMRETIDLITPVAHRDAAGFTGSSEQVVASVRAYREIRHASSAWVNRAAYTQATVLFRIRTIPGVTVSEVMHIAAADGRYVIDTVEPIGGYIEILAHRLHPEGTRHGARPDPTPQ